A stretch of Anolis sagrei isolate rAnoSag1 chromosome X, rAnoSag1.mat, whole genome shotgun sequence DNA encodes these proteins:
- the RPUSD1 gene encoding RNA pseudouridylate synthase domain-containing protein 1 has translation MEPVSLDNLSILYQSADFIVVNKHWDVRIDSKMWYEKLTLQSQLKHRFPELADPDTYYGFRFCHQLDFSTSGALCVALNKAAAGSAYKCFKERMVTKAYLALVRGHVQEAKLTIEYAIGKNTTEGMTHMMCIEGTEGCENPKPCQTELTVLEHGLYSGDPVSKVLLQPLTGRTHQLRVHCSAVGHPIVGDFTYSLKTDGGPFRMMLHAYYLRIPTAKELVEVSAPDPFVPALDGHWAPQQTVCQLDDLIQCLKEKSAWAEGMGRKADGPQNPKPEAPQEAPETEEQGTQCREWLAEWAPE, from the exons ATGGAGCCGGTCAGCCTGGACAACCTCTCCATCCTGTATCAAAGCGCAGACTTCATTGTGGTCAACAAGCACTGGGACGTCCGCATTGACAGCAAGATGTGGTACGAAAAGCTCACCCTCCAGAGCCAGCTGAAGCACCGCTTCCCGGAGCTGGCTGACCCGGACACTTATTATGGCTTTCG GTTTTGCCACCAGTTGGACTTCTCCACCAGCGGCGCATTATGTGTGGCCCTCAACAAAGCTGCGGCTGGCAGCGCATACAAGTGTTTCAAGGAGCGGATGGTGACCAAAGCCTACCTTGCTCTG GTGCGGGGCCATGTCCAGGAAGCAAAACTAACCATTGAATATGCCATTGGGAAGAACACCACCGAGGGAATGACCCACATGATGTGCATTGAAGGCACCGAAG GGTGCGAAAACCCCAAGCCTTGCCAAACAGAGCTGACGGTCCTTGAGCATGGGCTCTATAGCGGTGACCCCGTGAGCAAGGTTCTCCTGCAGCCGCTGACCG GCCGGACGCACCAGCTGCGGGTCCACTGCAGTGCTGTGGGGCACCCCATTGTGGGCGACTTCACCTACAGCCTGAAGACGGACGGCGGTCCCTTCCGCATGATGCTCCATGCCTATTACTTGCGCATCCCCACTGCCAAGGAGCTGGTCGAGGTCAGCGCCCCGGACCCCTTTGTGCCTGCTTTGGATGGTCATTGGGCGCCGCAGCAGACCGTGTGCCAGCTGGACGACCTGATCCAGTGCCTGAAAGAGAAGAGTGCCTGGGCAGAAGGAATGGGGCGCAAGGCGGATGGGCCCCAAAACCCCAAACCCGAAGCACCGCAGGAAGCCCCCGAGACAGAAGAGCAAGGGACCCAATGCCGGGAATGGCTGGCAGAGTGGGCCCCAGAATGA